A portion of the Magnolia sinica isolate HGM2019 chromosome 17, MsV1, whole genome shotgun sequence genome contains these proteins:
- the LOC131230937 gene encoding putative glutaredoxin-C14: MDQVMRLAGQNGLVIFSNSSCCMCHSIKRLFCEFGANAAVYELDQEPRGKEIEEALVRLLGRRSPLPAVFIGGQLVGSTNEVMSLHLRPDGSRSRLITLLKEARVIWLYLYSTALILL; encoded by the coding sequence ATGGACCAGGTGATGAGATTGGCAGGCCAGAACGGGTTGGTGATCTTCAGCAACAGCTCATGTTGCATGTGCCACTCCATCAAGAGGCTCTTCTGTGAGTTTGGGGCTAATGCAGCTGTTTATGAGCTCGACCAGGAACCCAGAGGAAAAGAAATAGAGGAGGCATTAGTCAGGCTACTAGGTCGTAGGTCACCTCTACCAGCTGTGTTCATAGGCGGTCAGCTGGTGGGCTCTACTAATGAGGTGATGTCTCTTCACCTCAGACCGGATGGAAGCAGGAGCCGCTTGATAACGCTCCTTAAAGAAGCAAGAGTTATTTGGCTCTACCTCTATAGTACAGCACTAATTCTGCTATAA